Proteins co-encoded in one Nonlabens agnitus genomic window:
- a CDS encoding YggS family pyridoxal phosphate-dependent enzyme, translated as MSKIADNIVRFRESVEPQATLVAVSKTKPISDLQEAYDAGQRHLGENKIQEMTEKWETLPKDIHWHMIGHTQRNKVKYMAPYVHLIHSVDSPRLAKEINKQAQKNDRVINCLLQVFIADEESKYGFDEDELMAYLNSDAFKNLKNINIHGLMGMATFTDDKDQVRAEFKSLMAMFDKIKSEQLLDPRHEFDELSMGMTGDYEIALEEGSTMVRIGSAIFGSRD; from the coding sequence ATGAGTAAAATAGCAGATAATATAGTTCGCTTTCGCGAAAGCGTAGAACCACAAGCCACCCTAGTAGCGGTAAGCAAGACAAAACCTATAAGCGACCTGCAAGAGGCCTATGATGCTGGACAGCGACACCTAGGTGAGAACAAGATCCAGGAAATGACCGAAAAATGGGAAACGTTGCCCAAGGACATTCACTGGCACATGATAGGTCACACGCAACGTAATAAGGTCAAGTACATGGCGCCTTACGTGCATTTGATTCATTCTGTTGACTCGCCGCGACTGGCCAAAGAAATCAACAAACAAGCTCAAAAAAACGATCGGGTCATCAATTGCCTATTACAGGTATTCATAGCAGATGAAGAAAGTAAATATGGATTTGACGAGGACGAGTTGATGGCATATCTAAACTCTGACGCCTTCAAAAACCTGAAAAACATCAATATTCACGGCCTCATGGGCATGGCTACCTTTACAGATGACAAGGACCAAGTAAGAGCAGAATTCAAATCGCTCATGGCGATGTTTGACAAAATAAAATCTGAGCAATTGCTGGATCCTAGACATGAGTTTGACGAACTTTCCATGGGAATGACGGGTGATTATGAGATCGCTTTAGAAGAAGGCAGTACCATGGTACGCATAGGCAGCGCTATTTTTGGCAGTAGAGATTAA
- the rpsF gene encoding 30S ribosomal protein S6, with protein MNQYETVFILNPVLSDDQVKETVKKFENFLTERGAKMVANEDWGLKKLAYTIDNKKSGFYHLFQFAAPGEVINDYEVEFRRDERVMRYLTVRLDKYAIEWAEKRRSRMSKKSQA; from the coding sequence ATGAATCAATACGAAACTGTTTTCATTTTGAATCCCGTTTTATCTGATGATCAGGTAAAGGAAACAGTAAAGAAGTTTGAGAATTTCCTTACTGAGCGTGGTGCCAAGATGGTAGCTAACGAAGATTGGGGCCTTAAAAAATTGGCTTACACAATCGACAACAAGAAGAGTGGTTTTTACCACCTTTTCCAATTTGCCGCACCAGGTGAGGTAATCAATGACTATGAGGTAGAATTCCGTCGTGACGAGCGCGTGATGAGATACCTTACTGTAAGACTTGATAAATACGCTATCGAGTGGGCAGAAAAAAGAAGAAGTAGAATGTCTAAAAAATCTCAAGCTTAA
- the mltG gene encoding endolytic transglycosylase MltG — protein sequence MNKYKKILLGIVLMGLVVMAFFAYRVYDTFFTTNTNFTEGTFEVLIPTGADYNTAFLAMADAVEDRDALHETAVRKGYNKNVKAGRFLIEPGMSNNDIINAVRSRNIPLNVRFNNQERLEDLAGRIASQLEPDSLSLLNVMRDPTFLKENGFTQENALSMYLPNQYEFYWNSSPEAYRRRMLASWKSFWNETRRARAAALGLTPQQVTSLAAIVHKETAKVDERPVVAGVYINRLKNGIKLDADPTVIYAKKLTDNDFNQVIKRVLYKDLTIDNRYNTYKYPGVPPGPIVTPDLSAIDAVLNYKKHDYLYFVANIDNFGYHDFSKTLSEHNRKADRYRQWISAQKVNR from the coding sequence ATGAATAAATACAAGAAGATATTACTGGGAATCGTCCTCATGGGACTGGTTGTGATGGCGTTTTTTGCCTACAGGGTTTATGATACGTTTTTCACAACAAACACCAACTTTACTGAAGGTACCTTTGAAGTGCTTATTCCAACGGGCGCCGATTATAATACCGCATTTCTCGCAATGGCAGATGCTGTCGAGGATCGAGATGCATTGCATGAAACGGCAGTGCGTAAAGGCTATAATAAGAATGTAAAAGCAGGACGTTTCCTAATCGAGCCTGGTATGAGTAACAATGACATTATTAATGCCGTACGTTCCCGCAATATACCATTGAATGTGAGGTTCAACAATCAAGAGCGATTAGAGGACCTTGCTGGTCGTATCGCGAGCCAGTTGGAACCCGATAGTCTGAGTCTGCTTAATGTCATGAGAGACCCAACTTTTCTTAAGGAAAACGGATTTACCCAAGAGAATGCATTGTCGATGTATCTGCCCAACCAGTATGAATTCTACTGGAACAGTTCTCCAGAAGCTTACAGAAGAAGAATGCTCGCCTCATGGAAAAGCTTCTGGAACGAAACGAGAAGAGCCAGAGCGGCAGCGCTGGGCTTGACGCCACAACAAGTCACATCACTGGCGGCCATAGTTCATAAAGAAACGGCAAAAGTGGACGAACGTCCCGTTGTTGCTGGCGTGTACATAAATAGACTGAAAAACGGAATCAAACTGGATGCAGATCCAACCGTTATTTATGCCAAGAAATTAACGGACAATGATTTTAATCAAGTGATTAAACGAGTTTTGTACAAAGATCTCACGATTGATAACCGCTACAATACCTACAAATATCCTGGCGTGCCGCCGGGACCCATAGTCACGCCTGATTTAAGTGCTATCGATGCGGTTTTGAATTATAAAAAACACGACTATCTCTATTTTGTGGCAAATATTGACAACTTTGGGTACCACGATTTTTCCAAAACCTTGTCAGAGCATAACCGAAAGGCAGATCGATATCGTCAATGGATAAGTGCTCAAAAAGTCAATCGCTAG
- a CDS encoding protein-L-isoaspartate(D-aspartate) O-methyltransferase, translated as MKDDFIHKGKRRHLMQLMKEKGICDNAVLEAINKVPRHLFLDSSFMEHAYQNKAFPIGADQTISHPYTVAFQSELLQAQAGDKVLEIGTGSGYQCAVLLEMKLQVYTIERQNELFKKTSTLFRKLRYRPRKFVFGDGYLGLPDEAPFDGIIVTCGAPEIPQSLLGQLKIGGRLVIPVGQDEQIMTLIVRESETDYRKTTYGEFRFVPFLGGKQ; from the coding sequence ATCAAAGACGACTTCATACATAAAGGAAAACGACGCCACCTCATGCAACTCATGAAGGAGAAAGGTATTTGCGACAATGCCGTGCTGGAAGCTATCAACAAAGTGCCCAGGCATTTGTTTTTGGACAGTTCTTTTATGGAGCATGCATACCAGAACAAAGCTTTCCCTATAGGTGCTGACCAGACCATATCACATCCCTATACCGTAGCTTTTCAAAGCGAACTTCTCCAGGCACAAGCTGGTGATAAGGTCCTGGAAATAGGAACTGGTAGTGGTTATCAATGTGCGGTGCTGTTGGAAATGAAACTGCAGGTCTACACCATTGAGCGACAAAATGAATTGTTCAAAAAAACCAGCACACTTTTTAGGAAGCTGCGTTATAGACCTCGTAAGTTCGTTTTTGGTGATGGATATCTAGGTCTACCGGACGAGGCACCCTTTGACGGAATCATAGTCACCTGTGGCGCTCCAGAAATTCCTCAAAGCTTGCTGGGTCAGCTTAAAATAGGAGGTAGGCTTGTCATTCCAGTAGGTCAAGACGAGCAAATCATGACGCTTATCGTTAGAGAGTCCGAAACAGATTATCGCAAAACCACTTATGGTGAGTTTAGGTTTGTGCCATTTTTAGGTGGTAAGCAGTAA
- a CDS encoding peptidoglycan-binding protein LysM: MRTNFVNFLAYPVVLIAGFFVFKKDNLSVKSIQKHQESKMTFLTSATRPVLYGPNDETFESYTKDLKEYSLATPNSDSFISFREALAFKESQGKYGVVNTLGYLGKYQFGMSTLRTFGVNDSLAFLQSPRLQERVFLKNLKYNHTMLEDYIEMFEGKEVGGVKVTESGILAAAHLSGVGGVKKYLRTNGSGRSRDAYGSSVRGYLKKFGGYDLSRVLD; encoded by the coding sequence ATGAGAACAAACTTTGTAAACTTTTTAGCTTATCCAGTAGTTTTAATCGCTGGATTCTTTGTCTTCAAAAAAGACAATTTAAGTGTAAAAAGCATCCAAAAGCACCAAGAGTCAAAAATGACGTTTTTGACTAGTGCTACAAGACCTGTCCTTTATGGTCCCAATGATGAAACTTTTGAATCCTATACTAAGGATCTTAAGGAGTACTCACTAGCAACACCTAATTCTGACTCCTTTATCTCTTTTAGAGAGGCACTTGCGTTTAAGGAATCCCAAGGAAAATATGGTGTCGTGAATACATTGGGATATCTTGGTAAATACCAGTTTGGTATGAGTACCCTGCGCACCTTTGGTGTTAATGATTCCTTGGCTTTTTTACAATCGCCTAGATTACAGGAACGTGTTTTTTTAAAGAACCTGAAGTACAACCACACCATGCTGGAAGATTACATTGAAATGTTTGAAGGCAAGGAAGTAGGTGGTGTCAAGGTAACAGAAAGTGGTATTCTTGCCGCGGCTCACCTTAGTGGTGTAGGTGGTGTCAAGAAGTACTTGAGAACAAATGGTTCTGGTCGCAGTCGCGATGCCTACGGTAGTTCTGTAAGAGGTTATCTTAAAAAATTTGGAGGTTATGATTTGAGCCGCGTGCTTGATTAA
- a CDS encoding Gfo/Idh/MocA family protein, with the protein MLKAGVLGAGHLGKIHLKLLQQSTRYDLVGFYDANESYAREIEKEYGYRYYSNMDELIAACDMVDVVTPTTFHHESGKKVLEAGKHLFIEKPITVTVEEAQELISLARKHNVKGQVGQVERFNDAFRTVQDRIENPMFIETHRLAEFNPRGTDVSVVLDLMIHDIDAILSVVKSPVKHVSSSGVSVISETPDIANARIEFENGCVANLTASRISLKKMRKARFFQRDAYISVDFLTKKVEVVRMKDAPEVPGDFDMILQNAEGIKKQIYFDNPDITETNAILMELETFADAIEDDTVPVVSLEDGTAALDVAMQVIENFKSL; encoded by the coding sequence ATGTTGAAAGCTGGGGTTCTGGGCGCAGGACATTTGGGTAAAATCCACTTGAAATTATTACAGCAGTCCACGCGTTACGATCTTGTGGGATTTTATGATGCTAACGAGTCCTATGCCCGTGAGATTGAAAAAGAGTACGGCTACAGGTACTACAGCAACATGGATGAGCTCATCGCTGCCTGCGATATGGTAGATGTCGTGACGCCTACCACTTTTCATCACGAGTCTGGTAAAAAGGTTCTTGAAGCTGGTAAGCACCTCTTTATTGAAAAACCCATCACGGTTACCGTTGAAGAGGCTCAAGAGTTGATATCGCTTGCGCGAAAGCATAATGTCAAAGGCCAGGTAGGACAAGTAGAACGTTTTAATGATGCCTTTAGAACCGTGCAGGACCGCATTGAAAATCCCATGTTTATTGAAACACATCGCCTAGCGGAATTCAATCCACGAGGAACCGATGTGAGCGTGGTGCTGGATTTAATGATCCATGATATTGATGCGATACTTAGCGTGGTGAAAAGTCCCGTGAAGCATGTGAGTTCCAGTGGCGTTTCCGTCATATCAGAAACTCCAGATATTGCCAATGCGCGCATTGAGTTCGAAAATGGTTGTGTGGCCAATCTAACTGCCAGCAGGATTAGCCTCAAAAAAATGCGCAAGGCAAGATTTTTCCAGCGCGATGCCTATATCTCTGTCGATTTTCTAACCAAGAAGGTAGAAGTTGTTCGTATGAAGGATGCTCCAGAAGTTCCGGGAGATTTTGACATGATCCTTCAAAATGCTGAAGGCATCAAGAAACAAATCTACTTTGACAATCCAGACATTACCGAAACCAATGCGATCTTGATGGAACTGGAGACTTTTGCAGATGCCATTGAGGACGACACCGTTCCTGTGGTTAGTCTGGAAGACGGCACAGCAGCGCTGGACGTTGCGATGCAAGTGATTGAAAACTTCAAGTCCTTGTAA
- a CDS encoding trypsin-like peptidase domain-containing protein yields MKSILKSVGAAVLGGAVVLGSYKTFIEPDTSSKIELAQESILTATPVTYTNNAIPNAVDFTEAAEKTVHAVVHVKNLTVSRGNPTMRDLMYGLVPLRQAVGTGSGVIITKDGYIVTNNHVIENSQALQVTLNDNRTYEAEIIGTEPGSDIALIKIDVDEDLPVVAFGDSDQARIGEWVLAVGNPFNLTSTVTAGIISAKGRDLNTRDQMQQSFIQTDAAVNPGNSGGALVNNRGELIGINTAIQSPTGSYTGYSFAVPSNNARKIIQDLMEYGFVQKGMLGISGGTLNGRAAQELGLQSAEGIYVSEVVEDSGAEKAGLKKGDIITSIDGVRMRSFADLSGYVGSKNPGDFVEATVLRNGKERPISIEITKNSTVTIPELDMDFRDLTNDEKRKYNLDSGALIIGTKNGLADTNLNGYVITKVNDRNVKNVENLKYIMDQTEANQRLILEVKNPQGQTERWRLTVD; encoded by the coding sequence ATGAAATCCATACTTAAATCTGTAGGAGCTGCCGTTCTAGGTGGCGCAGTGGTATTGGGATCTTATAAAACATTTATAGAACCCGATACATCATCAAAAATTGAGCTTGCTCAAGAATCCATTCTTACTGCAACGCCAGTAACTTATACCAACAATGCCATCCCTAATGCAGTAGATTTTACTGAGGCAGCAGAAAAAACCGTACATGCAGTAGTACACGTTAAAAACCTGACCGTATCTCGCGGTAATCCAACCATGCGCGATTTAATGTATGGACTTGTTCCCTTGCGTCAGGCTGTAGGAACCGGTAGTGGTGTGATTATCACCAAAGATGGTTACATCGTCACCAATAATCACGTGATTGAAAATTCTCAGGCGCTACAAGTGACCTTAAATGACAATCGCACCTATGAAGCAGAAATTATAGGAACGGAACCTGGAAGTGATATTGCATTGATTAAAATTGATGTGGATGAGGATTTACCGGTAGTCGCCTTTGGAGATAGTGATCAAGCACGAATAGGCGAATGGGTACTTGCCGTAGGGAATCCATTTAATTTGACCAGTACGGTAACCGCAGGTATCATTAGTGCTAAAGGTCGCGACCTCAACACTAGAGATCAAATGCAGCAAAGTTTCATTCAGACAGATGCGGCCGTAAACCCTGGAAATTCGGGTGGTGCACTGGTCAATAATCGTGGTGAACTTATTGGGATCAATACCGCTATTCAATCACCAACTGGATCTTACACAGGATATTCCTTTGCCGTGCCGTCCAACAATGCCCGCAAGATCATTCAGGATTTGATGGAATATGGTTTTGTACAAAAAGGGATGCTGGGTATTTCTGGCGGTACTCTTAACGGACGTGCCGCTCAAGAATTAGGTCTTCAAAGTGCTGAAGGGATTTATGTTTCAGAAGTGGTAGAAGACAGCGGTGCAGAGAAAGCTGGACTTAAAAAAGGTGACATCATTACCAGTATTGACGGTGTGCGCATGAGATCTTTTGCAGACCTTTCTGGATATGTAGGATCCAAAAATCCTGGGGATTTTGTAGAAGCAACTGTATTGCGCAATGGCAAAGAAAGACCTATCTCCATCGAGATTACTAAAAATAGCACAGTCACTATCCCAGAATTGGATATGGACTTTAGAGACCTTACCAATGATGAAAAACGAAAATATAACCTAGACAGCGGTGCTCTCATCATAGGAACAAAAAACGGCCTTGCCGACACTAACCTTAACGGTTATGTCATTACCAAGGTCAACGATAGGAATGTCAAGAATGTGGAGAACCTAAAATACATCATGGATCAAACTGAAGCGAATCAGCGATTGATTCTAGAAGTGAAGAATCCACAAGGTCAGACAGAACGCTGGAGATTGACCGTGGACTAA
- a CDS encoding DUF2721 domain-containing protein, which yields MELTLSIPALLFPAISLTMLAYNARYLAIAALIRSLHSKYEESASEPVLQQVRKLRKRLTIIKNMQAVAIVSFLLAVITMFLIYIEKSFWANIVFGVSLLALMVSLILSLIEVQLSTKALSIQLKSIGTKK from the coding sequence GTGGAACTAACCTTAAGCATACCAGCATTACTATTCCCAGCGATCTCATTGACCATGCTGGCCTACAATGCTAGGTATCTCGCTATTGCGGCATTGATAAGAAGTTTGCACAGCAAATACGAAGAGTCTGCATCAGAGCCTGTGTTGCAACAGGTACGTAAATTGAGAAAGCGACTCACTATAATCAAAAACATGCAAGCGGTCGCCATCGTTAGTTTTTTGCTGGCAGTGATCACCATGTTTTTGATATATATTGAGAAGAGCTTCTGGGCAAATATTGTTTTTGGTGTGAGTCTATTGGCCTTGATGGTTTCCTTGATTCTATCACTTATAGAAGTACAGCTATCTACAAAAGCATTAAGTATACAGCTCAAGAGCATTGGGACGAAAAAGTGA
- a CDS encoding DUF1015 domain-containing protein has product MPTIKPFKAIRATPEKAAHVISRTYQDYGPEELEALLKFNPFSFLHILNPGYKYSHEITGEERFNLVRNRFLEFREENHLLQESVPAFYLYENKDPHHEYTGIIAAASVEDYQSNRIKKHEDTLSHKEVLFKEYLKIVGFNAEPVLLTYKDDDVIENITEQIKKSLPAYHFSTTDFNSHKIWTVTDPDLIASIQKIFANKEHLYIADGHHRSSSSSLLAQEMGEKHDSYNYFMSFLISESQLNIYEFNRLVKDLNGHSKESFLMQLDQYFRIQNRGLEIYKPSKKHHFSMYLDGDFYSLYLRKGLHRIKNALDDLDTQMLYDLVLQPILGIADLRNEGRIDYSYGKSDLLVMKSKIDQGEYAVGFGLFPATVEQMKSIADADLRMPPKSTFIRPKLPSGLIIYEFENE; this is encoded by the coding sequence ATGCCCACCATAAAACCTTTCAAAGCCATTAGAGCAACGCCAGAAAAGGCGGCGCATGTCATCTCGCGCACCTATCAGGATTACGGCCCAGAAGAATTGGAGGCATTGCTTAAATTCAATCCGTTTAGTTTTTTGCACATCCTTAATCCAGGATACAAATACAGCCACGAGATTACTGGTGAAGAAAGATTCAATCTCGTACGCAATAGGTTTCTGGAGTTTAGGGAAGAAAATCATTTACTTCAGGAAAGTGTTCCTGCCTTTTACCTTTATGAGAATAAAGATCCCCATCATGAGTACACGGGAATTATTGCCGCCGCAAGTGTAGAGGATTACCAGAGCAACCGCATCAAAAAACACGAAGATACCTTATCACATAAAGAGGTGTTGTTTAAAGAGTATCTTAAAATCGTAGGTTTCAACGCAGAACCGGTATTGTTAACCTATAAAGATGATGATGTCATAGAAAACATCACCGAACAGATAAAGAAATCTTTACCTGCATATCATTTTTCGACCACAGATTTTAACAGCCACAAAATATGGACCGTTACAGATCCTGACCTGATTGCGTCCATTCAAAAGATATTTGCAAACAAAGAGCATTTGTACATTGCAGATGGTCATCATCGCAGCTCAAGTTCGTCACTGCTGGCGCAAGAAATGGGAGAAAAACATGATAGCTATAACTATTTCATGAGTTTCTTGATTTCAGAGAGTCAGCTCAATATCTATGAATTCAATAGATTGGTCAAAGACCTTAATGGCCATTCTAAAGAGTCCTTTCTTATGCAGCTTGATCAGTATTTCAGGATACAGAATCGTGGTCTGGAAATCTACAAGCCTTCAAAAAAACATCATTTTTCCATGTATCTGGATGGTGATTTCTACAGCCTTTATTTACGCAAGGGTTTGCACCGCATCAAGAATGCCCTGGACGATCTGGATACACAGATGTTATACGATTTAGTGCTGCAACCTATCCTGGGAATCGCAGATTTAAGAAATGAAGGTCGCATCGATTACAGTTATGGCAAGTCAGACTTGTTGGTGATGAAGTCAAAAATCGACCAAGGCGAATATGCCGTAGGTTTTGGACTATTTCCTGCCACGGTAGAACAAATGAAATCCATTGCAGATGCTGACTTAAGGATGCCTCCCAAAAGCACCTTCATCAGGCCCAAACTTCCCAGTGGATTGATCATATACGAATTTGAAAATGAGTAA
- a CDS encoding GNAT family N-acetyltransferase, whose translation MILETETCKLRAVDPEDLEYIYQLENNPALWDVGHTLTPYSKFTIREYLENAHRDIYEVKQLRLAICKKDDSIVGVVDLYDFDPYHKRAGVGIVIPQDLDRSKGYASAGLQMMIDYSFNRLRLHQLYAGIAEDNLASRKLFEKLRFRESGIKKDWIATDKAYKNEVIYQLINE comes from the coding sequence ATGATCCTAGAAACTGAAACTTGTAAACTACGTGCCGTAGATCCAGAAGATCTGGAGTACATCTATCAGCTGGAGAATAATCCAGCGCTTTGGGATGTAGGCCACACTTTGACACCTTACTCAAAGTTTACCATACGCGAGTATCTTGAAAATGCCCATCGGGATATTTATGAAGTAAAACAGTTGCGACTTGCCATTTGTAAGAAGGACGATAGCATTGTTGGAGTAGTGGATCTTTACGATTTTGATCCCTATCACAAACGCGCAGGAGTTGGCATCGTGATTCCGCAAGATCTGGATAGATCAAAAGGCTATGCCAGTGCTGGTTTGCAAATGATGATTGACTACAGCTTCAACCGGCTAAGATTGCACCAATTGTATGCAGGAATTGCAGAGGATAATCTGGCGAGCAGGAAATTATTTGAGAAGTTACGCTTTCGCGAAAGCGGAATAAAAAAAGACTGGATTGCAACGGACAAGGCCTACAAAAATGAGGTCATCTACCAATTGATCAATGAATAA
- the dapF gene encoding diaminopimelate epimerase produces the protein MQSITFHKYQGTGNDFIIIDDRQEQFSKKDTKLIARLCDRKFGIGADGLILLQNNKLHDFTMVYYNADGNESSMCGNGGRCIASFARFLGVATDNTTFEAIDGLHHAKIFDNGTVSLQMMDVKNLQLFDGHVFTNTGSPHHVELTDNIDHVDVFHQGRHLRNELYGKEGANINFVQPVTSSTFKARTYERGVEDETLSCGTGVTAVALAMHKTGQTQSQTVELQTPGGNLQVNFEPTPTGYQNIWLTGPATQVFKGTIEL, from the coding sequence ATGCAATCTATTACGTTTCATAAATATCAAGGTACCGGTAACGATTTTATCATCATCGATGATCGTCAAGAACAATTCTCCAAAAAAGATACCAAACTTATAGCAAGACTATGCGATCGCAAATTTGGCATCGGTGCAGATGGATTGATTCTGCTTCAAAACAATAAACTGCATGACTTTACCATGGTTTATTACAATGCCGATGGAAATGAGAGTAGCATGTGTGGTAATGGCGGTAGATGTATTGCCAGTTTTGCACGATTTCTGGGCGTAGCTACTGACAATACGACATTTGAGGCCATTGATGGTCTACACCATGCCAAAATATTTGACAACGGTACGGTTAGCTTACAAATGATGGATGTCAAAAATTTACAGCTTTTTGACGGTCATGTATTTACAAACACCGGCTCACCACACCATGTGGAGTTGACAGATAACATTGACCACGTAGATGTATTTCATCAAGGTCGACACTTGCGAAACGAGCTTTACGGTAAAGAAGGTGCCAATATCAATTTTGTCCAACCAGTGACCTCATCCACTTTTAAGGCGCGAACTTATGAACGTGGCGTTGAAGATGAGACCTTAAGCTGTGGTACTGGAGTTACAGCGGTTGCGCTGGCCATGCATAAAACCGGACAGACGCAATCCCAAACGGTAGAATTGCAAACGCCTGGAGGTAATTTGCAGGTAAACTTCGAACCAACACCAACAGGATATCAAAACATCTGGCTCACGGGACCAGCTACTCAAGTTTTTAAAGGCACCATCGAGTTATGA
- a CDS encoding 3-hydroxybutyryl-CoA dehydrogenase — protein MKNITIIGAGTMGNGIAHTFAQSGFKVSLVDISQEAIDRGLGTISKNLDRMIAKERITEADKKETLDNITSYTSIPDGVQKADLIVEAATENLELKLKIFKQLDEAAPADCILATNTSSISITQIAAITSRPDQVIGMHFMNPVPIMKLVEIIRGYSTSDEVTKTIMDLSVQLGKTPTEVNDYPGFVANRILMPMINEAIETLYNGVAGVEEIDTVMKLGMAHPMGPLQLADFIGLDVCLSILNVMYDGFKKDKYAPCPLLVNMVMAGKKGVKSGEGFYDYSVSRKAEKVSKSFID, from the coding sequence ATGAAAAATATTACCATCATAGGCGCCGGAACCATGGGAAACGGCATTGCACATACTTTTGCCCAGTCAGGATTTAAGGTTTCTCTGGTTGATATATCTCAGGAAGCTATCGATAGAGGTTTGGGAACGATAAGTAAGAACCTGGACCGCATGATTGCCAAAGAAAGAATTACCGAGGCAGATAAAAAGGAAACCCTAGATAACATCACCTCCTATACTTCTATCCCAGATGGTGTTCAGAAAGCAGATCTTATTGTTGAGGCGGCTACAGAGAATTTAGAGTTGAAATTGAAGATCTTCAAACAACTGGATGAGGCTGCACCAGCAGATTGTATTCTAGCTACAAACACTTCTTCCATCTCCATCACTCAAATTGCTGCCATTACCAGCAGACCTGATCAGGTAATTGGAATGCATTTTATGAATCCGGTGCCTATCATGAAGTTGGTAGAGATCATACGCGGTTATTCCACCAGCGATGAAGTCACTAAGACTATTATGGACTTATCTGTTCAGCTAGGAAAAACACCAACTGAAGTAAACGACTATCCAGGTTTTGTGGCTAACCGCATCTTGATGCCTATGATCAATGAGGCGATTGAAACCTTATACAATGGCGTTGCTGGAGTTGAAGAGATTGATACCGTAATGAAATTGGGAATGGCACATCCTATGGGACCACTACAACTTGCAGATTTTATAGGGCTGGACGTTTGTCTCTCTATATTGAATGTGATGTATGACGGTTTCAAAAAAGATAAATACGCACCATGCCCACTATTGGTCAATATGGTGATGGCTGGCAAGAAAGGCGTTAAATCTGGTGAAGGTTTTTACGATTATTCAGTATCAAGAAAAGCAGAAAAGGTTTCTAAGAGTTTTATTGATTAA
- a CDS encoding LytR/AlgR family response regulator transcription factor: MTDTILKCFVVDDSSIQRLAIVKLIENHPNLKLAGEFSNAIETKAAIKDAGVDLIFLDVEMPILTGFDLLDDITEKPGVIFVTGQTKYAFKAFDYSAIDYLQKPIKKDRFLYAVERALLAHKMRTEMVEDKGEFIFVKSNLKKRKVYLKDLKFIQALGDYVKLITETESLVVLSTMKAFEKQLPEEDFLRIHKSYIVNLRRVEKFNSKAVELDSEVLPLSRNRKADLVEALSQF, translated from the coding sequence ATGACAGATACTATTCTCAAATGTTTTGTCGTTGACGACTCAAGCATACAGCGACTTGCGATCGTTAAGCTGATTGAAAACCATCCTAACTTAAAGCTTGCAGGAGAATTTAGCAATGCTATTGAAACGAAAGCTGCAATTAAGGATGCTGGTGTTGACCTTATATTTCTTGATGTAGAGATGCCTATTCTGACAGGTTTTGACCTTTTGGATGACATTACTGAAAAGCCAGGCGTCATATTTGTAACAGGTCAAACTAAGTATGCCTTTAAGGCTTTTGACTACAGTGCTATTGATTACCTTCAAAAGCCTATAAAAAAGGACCGCTTCCTTTATGCCGTAGAACGTGCGCTTCTTGCTCATAAGATGCGAACAGAAATGGTAGAGGACAAAGGCGAATTCATTTTTGTCAAAAGCAACCTGAAGAAAAGAAAGGTATATCTGAAGGATCTTAAATTTATACAGGCATTAGGTGACTACGTTAAATTAATTACAGAAACTGAAAGTCTGGTCGTCCTTTCTACCATGAAAGCTTTTGAAAAGCAGTTACCTGAAGAAGACTTTCTGCGCATACACAAATCTTATATAGTCAATTTACGTCGTGTAGAGAAATTCAATTCCAAAGCAGTAGAACTTGACTCTGAAGTGTTGCCATTAAGTCGTAATCGCAAGGCAGACTTGGTAGAAGCACTTTCGCAATTCTAA